The Candidatus Sphingomonas colombiensis genome contains the following window.
GGCGCCATCACCATGAAATCCTGAATGTCGGTGCGGCGGCCGGCATGCGCCCCGCCGCCGAAAATCTGGATCTCGGGCAGCGGCAGCCGTACCTTGCGATCGCCGGCGAGATAGCGCCACAGCGGCGCGCGTGCGGCGGCGGCAGCGGCGTGGAGCGTCGCCATCGACACAGCGACCAGCGCGTTACCGCCGAGCCGCTCCTTATTGGGGGTGCCGTCGAGTGTGACCAGCGTCCGGTCGATCGCGGCCTGATCGCGTGCGTCCATTCCCTTCAGCGCCGGGGCGATTTCGGCCGCGACATTCGCCACTGCCTTCGCCACGCCCATCCCGCCAAACGCCGCGCCGCCGTCGCGAAGATCGACTGCCTCATGCGCACCGCGCGAAGCGCCGGCCGGCGCGATGGCGCGGCCGATCGCGCCGTTTTCCAGCTTCACTTCGGCCTCGATGGTCGGGCGGCCGCGTGAATCCCAGAGCTGGCGGGCGAGGACGTTGGCGATACGGTTGGTCATCAAAACTCCATGGGCCATTCGGCGATAAGTTGGTCGATTGTCGGGATGTCGGCGGCGAGCAGCGCCAGTGCGCGGGCGCGCACCACCTCCCGCGCCGTCGCGTCTAGATAGGGAGCGGGCGATTTGCCCTCGACCCGCGCGAGCAGCAGCGCCGCCACCAGCGCACCGGCTCGCTTGGCGAGCGCCTCGGCCGGCTCCCATGTCACGCCCCCGAGATAGTGCGTGACGAACGCACTTGCGGATTGTTTCAGCGGCGCGGCATAGTCGGCGAGCCAGATCGTCTTGAGCAACAGATGCGTAGTGCAAAAGGCGAGATCGAATGCCGGGTCACCATAGACGGCGCATTCGGCATCGAGGAACAAGCCGCCCTCCGGCCCGCATAGGATATTCTTCGGGCTGACGTCGCCATGGACCAGCGCCATGCGCCGCCCCTGAAGATCGTCGGCGATTGTGTTCAGCCGCGCCGCCACTTCCGGGTGGTTCGCTGCGACATAGCGCAGGAAGGGCGAGATACGCAGCGCGTCGAACAGGTCCATGCTGTCGAAGTCGCGCGCGATCGCCGCGTCGTTGGCGGTCGCGGCATGGATACGGGCGAGATCGCGACCGAAGCCGCCGGCGAAAGCTACGTCGACCCGGCCGGCGATCAGTTCATCGCGCCATACCGGATGCGATTCCGGCTCCAGATAGGCGAGCGCGAATAAATGCTCGTCCGGCACCGCAGCCACCACTTCGGGCGCCAGCCGCGCGTCGATCCGGCGCGCGCGCCGCAGCCAGCGCACCTCATTTTCGGCGCGCTCCACAGGGGCGAGCCATTCGGCCGCTACGCGCAATTGCGGCCGCGCGCGCTTGACGACGATCGGCGCGTCATCGCCGATCCGCGCCAGCCACACGTCGCACGATACGCCGCCGGAAAGCGGGGTGAGCGTGACCGACTGACCATCGCGGACTAGGCCGGCGCGGCGCAGGGAATCGATGGTGGCGGCTTCGCCTGTATCGGTCACGCTCGTTCCTCGCTCAGCTCTTGGCTTCGATCCAGGCAACCATCAGGTCGGCCGCCACATCGCGCTCCGCGTCCGAATCCTCGAAGTAATGCGCGCCGGGGATCAACTCGAT
Protein-coding sequences here:
- a CDS encoding aminoglycoside phosphotransferase family protein, which translates into the protein MTDTGEAATIDSLRRAGLVRDGQSVTLTPLSGGVSCDVWLARIGDDAPIVVKRARPQLRVAAEWLAPVERAENEVRWLRRARRIDARLAPEVVAAVPDEHLFALAYLEPESHPVWRDELIAGRVDVAFAGGFGRDLARIHAATANDAAIARDFDSMDLFDALRISPFLRYVAANHPEVAARLNTIADDLQGRRMALVHGDVSPKNILCGPEGGLFLDAECAVYGDPAFDLAFCTTHLLLKTIWLADYAAPLKQSASAFVTHYLGGVTWEPAEALAKRAGALVAALLLARVEGKSPAPYLDATAREVVRARALALLAADIPTIDQLIAEWPMEF